A single region of the Yersinia entomophaga genome encodes:
- a CDS encoding lysozyme: protein MQISSTGINLIKQFEGCKLTAYPDPGTGGAPWTIGYGWTHPVDGKPVVRGMTIDQPTADRLLKCGVVQFEQGVNQMLKIGVTQNQFDALVSLAYNIGTRALSTSTLMKKVNAGDAKGAADEFLKWNKAGGKEMKGLTNRRAAERELFLS from the coding sequence ATGCAAATCAGTAGCACCGGAATCAATCTAATAAAACAATTCGAAGGCTGCAAATTGACGGCATATCCAGACCCTGGCACCGGCGGCGCTCCCTGGACAATTGGTTACGGCTGGACTCATCCAGTAGATGGTAAGCCCGTGGTTCGCGGCATGACTATCGATCAGCCTACCGCCGACCGGTTGCTGAAATGCGGAGTTGTCCAGTTCGAGCAGGGCGTTAACCAGATGCTCAAAATCGGCGTAACCCAGAATCAATTCGACGCCTTGGTATCGCTGGCCTACAACATCGGAACCCGAGCGCTCAGCACATCGACGCTGATGAAAAAGGTAAACGCGGGTGATGCAAAGGGCGCTGCGGATGAATTCCTGAAATGGAATAAAGCAGGTGGGAAAGAAATGAAAGGCCTGACTAATCGCCGGGCGGCTGAGCGTGAGCTTTTCCTGTCATGA
- a CDS encoding phage holin, lambda family: protein MKMLKSPDVWMLIIAWIADHRGELLSAALAALMAYLRGWYAGGGKTQRMLDAAMCSVMAWFIKDVLVIAGLNPDWSLIASVFIGYMGTDYIGSVLKRIVGNKTGADNANQ, encoded by the coding sequence ATGAAAATGTTGAAATCACCGGATGTATGGATGCTCATCATTGCCTGGATAGCAGACCACCGGGGTGAGTTACTTAGCGCGGCACTGGCTGCGTTGATGGCTTACTTGCGTGGCTGGTATGCCGGAGGAGGTAAAACGCAACGTATGCTTGATGCGGCCATGTGCTCAGTGATGGCATGGTTTATCAAAGATGTATTGGTTATAGCCGGGCTGAACCCTGACTGGTCATTAATTGCCAGCGTGTTCATTGGGTACATGGGTACGGATTACATTGGTTCGGTGCTAAAGCGCATCGTTGGCAATAAGACAGGGGCTGACAATGCAAATCAGTAG
- a CDS encoding DUF1133 family protein, which translates to MKSNVWHELAKAPRRSYLGKLQRITPVQDRWVRSVLNMWGQAVGGDTAPTGSCGVIGRLMIVSAWDENKGASIVKTVEDLHKLGYRGTELFQKAKEIINPRNSFSNLFARANEGEEAAFVDQVVLKAFTQSNPIRAVAIQYYCERKDMQEIACYLNRVHAPHLTLKQCIDRIRWCREIFNATLFHLLRSEVEKENLLIAA; encoded by the coding sequence ATGAAATCCAATGTATGGCACGAGCTTGCAAAAGCTCCACGCAGAAGTTACYTGGGTAAATTACAGCGCATCACTCCAGTGCAGGATCGGTGGGTAAGGTCAGTCCTAAATATGTGGGGGCAGGCTGTCGGTGGTGACACCGCGCCGACAGGGAGTTGTGGTGTTATTGGCCGACTAATGATTGTCAGTGCGTGGGATGAAAATAAAGGAGCCTCAATTGTGAAGACTGTGGAGGACCTCCACAAATTGGGCTACCGGGGAACCGAATTATTCCAGAAGGCCAAAGAGATAATTAACCCGAGAAACTCATTCAGCAATCTTTTCGCGCGCGCCAACGAGGGAGAAGAAGCTGCATTTGTCGATCAGGTAGTCCTCAAAGCATTTACTCAAAGCAATCCGATTCGTGCTGTAGCTATTCAATACTATTGTGAGCGCAAAGACATGCAAGAAATCGCATGTTACCTAAATCGCGTTCACGCCCCGCACCTGACGCTAAAGCAATGCATTGATCGGATCAGGTGGTGCCGTGAGATATTCAACGCAACATTATTTCACTTGTTGAGGTCGGAAGTGGAGAAAGAAAACCTACTAATCGCCGCATAA
- a CDS encoding recombination protein NinG has product MIAKLPKSRNCKVCKTRFKPAAIYEWWCCEEHKIEYAVLVMKERRKQNYDNEIKQRQERQKEDRKQLKVRRINAHPKTYWIKQAQQAVNAFVRARDSNLPCVSCGTTSAAQWDAGHYRTTAAAPQFRFDPRQIHKQCSVCNQHKSGNIVPYRVELIKRIGIETVEAIENNHERSSYSIEELKSIRDYYRLELKKLKLLQEAA; this is encoded by the coding sequence ATGATAGCCAAGCTCCCGAAGAGTCGAAATTGTAAAGTGTGTAAAACGAGATTTAAACCGGCCGCGATATACGAGTGGTGGTGCTGCGAAGAGCACAAAATAGAATACGCGGTTCTGGTTATGAAAGAGAGGCGAAAGCAGAACTACGATAACGAGATTAAGCAAAGGCAGGAGCGGCAAAAGGAGGATCGGAAGCAGCTAAAAGTCAGAAGAATTAATGCCCACCCCAAAACGTATTGGATTAAGCAGGCGCAGCAAGCCGTCAACGCCTTTGTAAGAGCACGAGATTCAAACCTACCCTGCGTATCATGTGGCACCACTTCAGCAGCACAGTGGGACGCAGGGCACTACAGAACAACCGCAGCAGCACCTCAATTCAGATTCGACCCCCGGCAAATCCATAAACAATGTTCAGTATGCAATCAGCACAAGAGCGGGAATATCGTTCCGTACCGCGTCGAGCTGATTAAGCGCATTGGAATTGAGACAGTGGAGGCTATCGAAAACAACCACGAACGCAGCAGTTACAGCATTGAAGAGCTGAAAAGCATTCGAGATTACTACCGGCTGGAACTGAAAAAGCTAAAACTTCTCCAGGAGGCAGCATGA
- a CDS encoding metallophosphoesterase — MYQKINGADYRRIFVVGDIHGCLNKLDEKLLSVDFDESKDLLISVGDLIDRGSQNVECLDLITQPWFRAVRGNHEQMAIDALDGKYGMAECWVANGGMWFFCLDPDQKLLATSLINQAAALPLVIEVTTDSGKYVVAHADYPGNEYYYGKPVSEELVIWNRDRVGDAMDGLGAEITGAKQFIFGHTPMSKPSQFKNQFYIDTGAVFGRELTVIQIQGEQA; from the coding sequence ATTTACCAAAAGATTAACGGGGCCGATTACCGACGAATATTTGTCGTTGGTGATATCCACGGCTGCCTGAATAAGCTCGATGAGAAATTACTCTCAGTAGATTTCGATGAGAGCAAAGACTTGCTGATATCCGTAGGCGACCTGATTGACCGAGGTTCACAGAACGTCGAATGCCTCGACCTGATAACGCAGCCTTGGTTTCGTGCGGTTCGTGGCAATCATGAGCAAATGGCGATTGATGCACTGGATGGAAAATATGGAATGGCTGAATGCTGGGTAGCTAACGGCGGAATGTGGTTTTTCTGTCTCGACCCCGACCAAAAACTATTGGCAACCAGCTTAATTAATCAGGCCGCTGCGCTGCCGCTGGTGATCGAAGTGACAACTGACAGCGGTAAATATGTAGTGGCCCACGCCGACTACCCTGGCAATGAATATTATTACGGAAAGCCGGTTAGTGAGGAGCTTGTTATTTGGAATCGGGATCGCGTGGGTGACGCTATGGATGGTTTAGGTGCAGAAATAACTGGGGCAAAGCAGTTTATCTTCGGCCATACGCCAATGAGTAAACCCAGCCAATTTAAAAACCAATTCTATATCGACACTGGTGCGGTATTTGGGCGTGAGTTAACAGTTATCCAGATTCAAGGGGAGCAGGCATGA
- a CDS encoding recombination protein NinB, translated as MTKHTYLLRNTQVRDNAIAAIRSVPLDEKKPIEVLIQEKKRSNDQNRKMWPLLHDLSKQVLWFGEKYDEADWKDLITAMVAKAKNQDQRTAPGIGGGVVMFGQRTSKMRVSEMVEVIEAIYWFGTEQGVIFSDASKLEIEWANRWGNTPCDKGKAA; from the coding sequence ATGACAAAGCATACCTATCTACTCCGAAATACCCAGGTACGTGACAACGCCATAGCAGCGATCCGCAGTGTGCCGCTTGATGAGAAAAAGCCGATTGAGGTTCTCATTCAGGAGAAGAAACGCAGCAATGACCAGAATCGGAAAATGTGGCCACTTTTGCACGACCTATCAAAACAGGTTCTCTGGTTCGGTGAGAAGTACGATGAAGCTGACTGGAAAGACCTGATTACTGCGATGGTGGCTAAGGCCAAAAATCAGGATCAGCGTACGGCTCCTGGAATCGGCGGCGGGGTGGTGATGTTCGGCCAGCGTACTAGCAAGATGCGAGTGAGTGAGATGGTGGAGGTTATCGAGGCTATCTACTGGTTCGGCACTGAGCAGGGCGTGATATTCAGCGATGCATCCAAGCTGGAAATCGAGTGGGCTAACCGGTGGGGAAATACACCATGCGACAAAGGCAAAGCAGCATAG
- a CDS encoding DnaB-like helicase C-terminal domain-containing protein: protein EGMISQASGVSSSNFYLDGYDDNRFALASAKGLELARSGNLYIDDTPGLSLSHIVSECRRIKRERGVVGMVLVDYLTLMSAEKADRNDLAYGMITKGLKNLAKELDCVVVLLTQLNRDLERRVNKRPQPSDSRDTGQIEQDCDYWLGIYREGAYDENANQQDTELLLRLNRHGSGGVVFVEQRHGAIYDCNQDQAKAKAAESERRSTKKQGGF from the coding sequence GCGAAGGCATGATTTCCCAAGCCTCAGGAGTATCCAGCAGTAATTTTTATCTTGATGGGTACGACGATAACCGTTTTGCGTTGGCGTCTGCGAAAGGGTTAGAGCTGGCGAGAAGTGGCAATCTGTACATCGACGATACGCCGGGACTTTCACTGTCTCACATCGTTTCTGAGTGCCGCCGCATCAAGCGCGAACGTGGTGTTGTAGGCATGGTATTAGTTGACTACCTCACACTGATGTCAGCCGAAAAAGCAGACCGTAATGATCTGGCTTACGGGATGATCACCAAGGGGCTAAAGAACCTCGCCAAAGAACTTGATTGCGTTGTCGTTCTGCTGACTCAGCTAAACCGTGATTTAGAAAGGCGCGTCAATAAGCGGCCTCAACCAAGCGACTCCCGCGACACAGGACAGATTGAGCAAGACTGTGATTACTGGCTGGGAATATACCGCGAAGGTGCTTACGACGAAAACGCCAATCAGCAGGACACCGAATTACTACTCCGGCTTAACCGGCACGGCAGCGGCGGGGTGGTATTCGTCGAGCAACGTCATGGCGCAATCTATGACTGCAACCAGGATCAGGCTAAAGCAAAGGCGGCTGAATCTGAGCGCCGGTCAACTAAAAAACAAGGTGGTTTCTAA
- a CDS encoding DUF1317 family protein, whose product MDNPHGNITVGAVTLPYPRIHHGWITPKNRIERNPFKAQLIAERFNSCLKLSVAANGLVA is encoded by the coding sequence ATGGATAATCCGCATGGAAACATCACGGTAGGCGCGGTGACGCTACCTTATCCCCGAATACATCATGGATGGATTACCCCGAAGAACCGCATTGAACGGAACCCATTTAAAGCGCAATTGATTGCGGAGCGGTTCAACTCATGCTTGAAGCTATCAGTCGCTGCTAACGGACTGGTGGCTTAA
- a CDS encoding DUF551 domain-containing protein has product MLYSQEYVDSLLAKLEAAEKEISDWRSVAGAAAQDDADWHKLADTDNEIICKLANALIGADERAKRAEKKLADLEFADYRIWHGAACHNGMKVISLENENAELKQRAEAAEARLLVPDGWNVLGPTYPAPYTPVLVAMNGVVQHITYQIEEGDNGDYWQPVNNEDDDGAPINQFQHWKPLPTAPVYPVEGGE; this is encoded by the coding sequence ATGCTTTACTCGCAAGAGTACGTTGATTCACTGCTAGCCAAGCTGGAAGCGGCAGAGAAAGAAATAAGTGACTGGCGTTCTGTTGCAGGAGCAGCGGCACAAGATGATGCTGACTGGCACAAGCTGGCAGATACTGACAATGAGATAATTTGTAAGCTAGCGAATGCTCTTATTGGCGCAGATGAACGGGCCAAGAGAGCAGAGAAGAAACTGGCTGACCTTGAATTTGCTGATTACAGGATTTGGCATGGCGCGGCGTGCCATAACGGCATGAAGGTTATATCATTAGAGAATGAAAACGCTGAATTGAAGCAACGCGCAGAGGCAGCAGAGGCGCGGCTACTTGTGCCTGATGGGTGGAATGTACTAGGCCCGACTTATCCAGCCCCTTACACCCCCGTTCTTGTTGCTATGAATGGTGTTGTTCAACACATCACCTACCAAATCGAAGAAGGTGATAATGGCGACTACTGGCAACCAGTGAACAATGAAGATGATGATGGTGCGCCAATAAATCAATTCCAGCACTGGAAACCGCTACCTACAGCACCAGTCTATCCGGTTGAAGGGGGTGAGTAG
- a CDS encoding MT-A70 family methyltransferase, with translation MSDYQLIYCDPPWQYSNKASNGAANNHYGTMTLAELKRLPVWSMSAPDAVLAMWYTGNFNQEAQEVAESWGFQARTMKGFTWVKLNQLAEEHINKALAAGEVQDFYDFLTLLNDQSRMNGGNYTRANTEDVLIAVRGRGLERLNASIKQVVYSPLGHHSEKPWEVRNRLEMLYGDVKRIELFSRKELQGWDTWGNECGQSIQLIPGRAEAI, from the coding sequence ATGAGTGACTACCAGCTTATCTATTGCGACCCGCCGTGGCAGTACAGCAACAAGGCCAGCAACGGGGCGGCAAATAATCACTATGGAACGATGACGTTAGCAGAGCTGAAACGCTTGCCTGTCTGGTCGATGTCAGCACCGGATGCTGTGCTAGCCATGTGGTACACGGGAAATTTCAACCAAGAGGCTCAGGAAGTCGCCGAATCCTGGGGTTTCCAGGCGCGCACGATGAAGGGGTTCACCTGGGTAAAGCTAAACCAACTGGCCGAAGAGCACATTAACAAGGCTCTGGCCGCCGGTGAGGTGCAGGATTTTTACGATTTCCTCACCCTACTGAATGACCAGTCACGGATGAATGGCGGTAACTACACGAGAGCCAACACGGAAGATGTGTTAATCGCCGTGCGCGGGCGGGGGCTGGAGCGGCTGAACGCCAGTATTAAGCAAGTAGTTTACTCGCCGCTTGGTCATCACAGCGAAAAGCCGTGGGAAGTTCGCAACCGGCTGGAAATGCTTTATGGGGATGTGAAGCGCATCGAGTTGTTTTCAAGGAAGGAGTTGCAGGGATGGGATACCTGGGGCAATGAGTGCGGCCAGTCTATTCAACTGATCCCGGGGAGAGCTGAGGCCATATGA
- a CDS encoding tyrosine-type recombinase/integrase — MYWIDVSAPDGTRIRRSSGTDEKSKAQRLHDKIKHELWAVANLDKRPEKLFEDLMVLALRDAEGQSSFTNKQIYARYWLSVFGGRLISSISGEEITDNLPTHNLMTRKRLANATRNRYRSFIMRGFSLADKSGWLDREPYVQSLREPKVRIRWIEKSEAKCLIDNLRHDWMKHVCSFALLTGARLGEILSLKWRDVDLGRRVAVVTADNAKSGRARPLPLNDDAVAIMRKIPIDNEFVFSADGAKEGYINRTDFDRAMLLSGIEDFRFHDLRHTWASWHVQSGTPIMVLKELGGWEKLEMVNKYAHLSGEHLSKFSGIVTFLAHDAGSGENANRISLVS; from the coding sequence ATGTACTGGATCGATGTCTCAGCGCCAGACGGAACAAGAATTAGACGCTCTTCTGGCACCGATGAAAAGTCAAAAGCGCAGAGATTGCACGACAAGATAAAGCATGAGTTATGGGCCGTGGCAAACCTAGATAAGCGGCCTGAAAAGTTATTTGAGGATCTGATGGTCCTAGCATTGCGGGATGCGGAGGGGCAATCCAGCTTCACTAATAAACAGATATATGCTCGGTACTGGCTTAGTGTTTTTGGTGGGCGGCTAATCTCTTCTATATCCGGAGAGGAAATAACAGATAACCTACCAACGCATAATTTGATGACAAGGAAGCGCCTGGCTAACGCAACCAGAAACCGGTACCGATCATTCATTATGCGAGGGTTCTCGCTTGCTGATAAAAGTGGGTGGTTGGACCGGGAGCCATATGTTCAGTCTCTGCGTGAGCCAAAGGTGAGAATTCGCTGGATAGAGAAGAGCGAGGCAAAGTGCCTTATTGACAACCTGCGTCATGACTGGATGAAGCATGTATGTTCGTTTGCATTACTTACCGGTGCAAGGCTTGGTGAGATACTTTCTTTGAAGTGGAGAGATGTTGACTTAGGGCGTAGGGTTGCGGTTGTCACAGCGGACAATGCCAAGTCTGGAAGGGCGAGGCCACTTCCGCTTAACGATGATGCTGTAGCCATCATGAGGAAAATACCGATTGATAATGAATTTGTATTTTCTGCTGATGGAGCCAAAGAGGGGTATATCAACAGGACCGACTTTGACCGAGCCATGTTGTTATCAGGGATTGAAGATTTCAGGTTCCATGACCTTCGCCATACCTGGGCGAGTTGGCATGTTCAAAGTGGAACTCCGATCATGGTGCTGAAGGAATTGGGCGGATGGGAGAAACTTGAAATGGTAAATAAATACGCCCACCTGAGCGGTGAACATTTAAGCAAATTCAGTGGCATTGTCACGTTTCTGGCACACGACGCTGGAAGTGGTGAAAACGCCAACCGAATATCGCTTGTAAGTTAA
- the queA gene encoding tRNA preQ1(34) S-adenosylmethionine ribosyltransferase-isomerase QueA — protein MRVADFSFELPESLIAHYPQPQRSGCRLLSLDGPSGELTHGIFTDLLDKLEAGDLLVFNNTRVIPARLFGRKASGGKLEVLVERVLDDHRVLAHVRASKAPKPGAELLLGDNESIRATMLARHDTLFELRFDEEQDVFSILNAIGHMPLPPYIDRPDEDADRELYQTVYSERPGAVAAPTAGLHFDEPLLAALREKGIEMAFVTLHVGAGTFQPVRVESIEEHIMHSEYAEVPPEVVDAVLACKARGKRVVAVGTTSVRSLESAAKACENGLIAPFFGDTRIFIYPGYQYQVVDALVTNFHLPESTLIMLVSAFAGYKNTMNAYQQAVAEQYRFFSYGDAMFISRNPLAPQETVNQ, from the coding sequence ATGCGTGTTGCCGATTTTTCTTTTGAGCTGCCAGAGTCACTGATTGCTCATTATCCACAGCCCCAGCGTAGTGGCTGTCGTTTGCTATCGTTGGATGGCCCGAGTGGGGAGTTAACCCACGGCATTTTTACCGATTTGCTGGATAAGCTGGAAGCGGGCGACCTGCTGGTTTTCAACAATACCCGCGTGATACCGGCACGCCTTTTTGGTCGTAAGGCCAGCGGCGGCAAGCTGGAAGTGTTGGTCGAGCGAGTGTTGGACGATCATCGGGTACTGGCGCACGTTAGGGCGTCAAAAGCGCCGAAACCGGGCGCTGAGCTGCTTCTGGGCGACAATGAAAGTATCCGCGCCACCATGCTGGCGCGCCACGATACGCTGTTCGAGTTGCGTTTTGATGAAGAACAGGACGTTTTCAGTATTTTGAATGCGATTGGCCATATGCCATTGCCTCCTTATATAGATCGCCCTGATGAAGATGCCGATCGCGAACTGTATCAAACCGTATACAGTGAGCGTCCGGGCGCGGTGGCTGCGCCGACAGCAGGGCTGCATTTTGACGAGCCTCTGCTGGCTGCGCTACGAGAAAAAGGCATCGAAATGGCCTTCGTCACTCTGCACGTTGGCGCGGGGACCTTCCAGCCAGTGCGAGTAGAAAGCATCGAAGAACATATTATGCATTCCGAATATGCCGAAGTACCGCCAGAGGTTGTGGACGCGGTATTGGCATGTAAAGCACGGGGTAAAAGAGTGGTCGCGGTGGGAACGACTTCGGTTCGTTCTCTGGAAAGTGCAGCCAAAGCCTGTGAGAATGGCTTAATTGCTCCTTTCTTCGGTGATACGCGTATCTTTATTTATCCAGGATATCAGTATCAGGTTGTGGATGCGTTGGTTACTAACTTCCATTTACCAGAGTCCACGCTCATCATGCTGGTTTCTGCATTTGCAGGATATAAAAACACCATGAATGCCTATCAGCAGGCCGTGGCGGAGCAATATCGATTCTTTAGTTACGGCGATGCGATGTTTATCAGCCGTAACCCACTGGCACCGCAAGAGACGGTTAACCAGTAA
- a CDS encoding ACP phosphodiesterase — protein MNFLAHLHLASLSDSSLLGNLMADFVRGNPQHDYSQEVVAGIMMHRRVDVMTDTLPQVKQARLYFSTDFRRVAPITLDVLWDHFLARHWDELVPDIALPAFILQAQQQIIPQLPHTPERFQNLNAYLWPERWLERYAELPFIANVLQGMANRRPKLSALAGSFYDIEQHYQPLEQVFWQFYPQMMHKAQHKQI, from the coding sequence ATGAATTTTCTAGCTCACCTTCATTTAGCCAGTTTGTCCGACAGCTCGCTACTGGGCAATCTGATGGCCGACTTCGTTCGCGGCAATCCGCAGCATGATTATAGCCAAGAGGTTGTGGCTGGCATCATGATGCATCGCCGTGTCGATGTGATGACTGACACGCTACCGCAGGTTAAGCAAGCGCGGCTCTACTTTAGCACTGATTTTCGCCGGGTTGCGCCAATCACGCTGGATGTCCTGTGGGATCATTTTCTGGCACGTCACTGGGATGAATTGGTGCCAGACATCGCTCTGCCAGCGTTTATTTTGCAGGCTCAGCAGCAAATCATTCCGCAGCTCCCGCATACGCCTGAACGTTTCCAGAATCTGAATGCTTATCTGTGGCCCGAACGTTGGCTGGAACGCTATGCCGAGCTGCCTTTTATCGCGAATGTGTTACAAGGCATGGCGAATCGTCGTCCTAAACTGTCTGCACTGGCTGGCTCGTTTTACGATATTGAGCAACATTATCAACCGCTGGAGCAGGTATTCTGGCAGTTCTACCCACAAATGATGCACAAAGCGCAGCATAAACAGATTTAG
- a CDS encoding peroxiredoxin C → MVLVTRQAPDFTAAAVLGNGEIVENFNLKKHLNGKPAVLFFWPMDFTFVCPSELIAFDHRYEEFQKRGVEVVGVSFDSEFVHNAWRKTPIENGGIGEVKYAMVADIKREIQQAYGIEHPDAGVALRGSFLIDKNGVVRHQVVNDLPLGRNIDEMIRMVDALQFHEEHGDVCPAQWEKGQEGMGASPDGVAKYLSKNASKL, encoded by the coding sequence ATGGTTCTGGTAACTCGTCAAGCCCCTGACTTTACTGCGGCTGCTGTACTTGGTAACGGCGAAATCGTTGAAAACTTCAACCTGAAAAAGCACCTGAACGGCAAACCAGCCGTCCTGTTCTTCTGGCCAATGGACTTTACTTTCGTTTGCCCTTCAGAGCTGATTGCTTTCGATCACCGTTACGAAGAATTCCAGAAACGCGGCGTTGAAGTTGTTGGTGTTTCTTTTGACTCAGAATTTGTTCACAACGCATGGCGTAAAACCCCAATCGAAAACGGCGGCATCGGCGAAGTTAAATACGCGATGGTTGCTGATATCAAACGTGAAATCCAACAAGCCTACGGTATCGAGCATCCAGATGCTGGCGTAGCGCTGCGCGGTTCATTCCTGATCGACAAAAACGGTGTTGTTCGTCACCAGGTAGTTAACGACCTGCCACTGGGCCGTAACATCGACGAAATGATCCGTATGGTTGACGCGCTGCAATTCCACGAAGAACACGGTGATGTTTGCCCTGCACAGTGGGAAAAAGGCCAGGAAGGTATGGGCGCTTCTCCAGACGGCGTAGCAAAATACCTGTCTAAAAACGCTTCAAAGCTGTAA
- the ggt gene encoding gamma-glutamyltransferase translates to MLLKKWTMPLTVVALLVSGNLHAASMPAVEAKNGMVVSSQHLASQVGVDILKMGGNAVDAAVAVGYAQAVVNPCCGNIGGGGFMTIHLADGTDTFINFRETAPAAASADMYLDKDGKVTKDASLYGYLASGVPGTVLGMDSAQKKYGKLTRKQVMEPAIRLAREGFILTRADTDILDTTTKRFREDPESARIFLRKDGSPFEPGDRLVQTDLANTLEAIAEKGPDAFYQGKIPQAVEDASKKGGGILTAADFANYRITETAPVTCSYRGYKFVSAPPPSSGGVTLCETLNILEGYDVKSMGFNSAAYIHTLTEAMRHAYMDRNTFLGDPEFVKNPIDRLLSKSYADEIRKQIVPGKATPSENVQPGRQPHEKPETTHYSIVDHEGNAVSTTYTVNGRFGAVVIAPGTGFFLNDEMDDFTVKVGEQNLYGLVQGATNAIAPGKRPLSSMSPTLVTKDGQIYMVLGSPGGSRIITIILQTALNIIDHGMAPQEAVDAPRIHHQWLPDEVYYEQRGVSADSLKILKEMGYKMVEQSPWGAAELILVGLPNVAGVSPANSGNDSAVSGKVREGYLYGANDVRRPAGAAIGY, encoded by the coding sequence ATGCTTTTAAAAAAATGGACGATGCCTTTGACTGTCGTAGCCTTGTTAGTTAGCGGTAACTTACATGCAGCCTCTATGCCAGCAGTGGAAGCTAAAAATGGCATGGTTGTTTCCTCTCAGCATCTCGCTTCTCAGGTTGGCGTTGATATTCTGAAAATGGGCGGTAATGCAGTCGATGCAGCAGTGGCCGTGGGCTATGCTCAGGCGGTCGTTAATCCTTGTTGCGGGAATATCGGCGGCGGCGGCTTTATGACCATTCATTTAGCCGATGGTACAGACACCTTTATCAATTTCCGTGAAACGGCTCCAGCCGCCGCCAGCGCCGATATGTATCTGGATAAAGACGGTAAAGTGACTAAAGATGCCAGTCTGTACGGCTATCTGGCCTCCGGCGTTCCGGGAACCGTATTGGGCATGGACAGCGCACAGAAGAAATACGGTAAATTAACACGTAAGCAAGTGATGGAACCGGCGATTCGTCTGGCGCGGGAAGGTTTTATCCTAACGCGTGCTGATACAGACATTCTCGATACCACCACCAAGCGTTTTCGTGAAGATCCTGAATCTGCTCGTATTTTCCTGCGTAAAGACGGTTCGCCCTTTGAACCGGGAGATAGACTGGTACAGACCGATTTAGCCAATACGCTAGAAGCTATCGCAGAAAAAGGGCCTGACGCTTTCTATCAGGGGAAAATTCCACAGGCAGTGGAAGATGCATCGAAAAAAGGCGGTGGCATTCTGACCGCGGCAGATTTTGCCAACTATAGAATTACCGAAACCGCACCTGTTACCTGTAGCTATCGTGGCTATAAATTTGTTTCAGCCCCGCCTCCTAGCTCTGGCGGCGTAACCCTGTGCGAAACGCTGAATATTCTCGAAGGTTACGATGTGAAAAGCATGGGCTTTAACTCAGCGGCCTATATTCATACACTGACCGAAGCCATGCGCCACGCCTATATGGACCGCAACACCTTCCTCGGCGATCCTGAATTTGTTAAAAATCCTATCGATCGCCTGCTCAGTAAAAGCTACGCCGATGAGATTCGTAAACAAATCGTGCCGGGCAAAGCCACGCCATCAGAAAATGTTCAGCCCGGTAGGCAACCTCACGAAAAACCGGAAACGACTCACTATTCGATTGTCGATCATGAAGGTAACGCCGTTTCAACCACTTATACCGTGAACGGCCGCTTTGGTGCAGTCGTCATCGCACCAGGTACCGGTTTCTTCCTCAATGATGAAATGGATGATTTTACCGTCAAAGTCGGCGAACAGAACCTGTATGGATTGGTTCAGGGAGCGACTAACGCCATTGCCCCCGGTAAGCGCCCACTATCGTCTATGAGCCCGACGTTAGTGACCAAAGATGGTCAGATCTATATGGTTCTGGGTTCACCAGGCGGTTCGCGTATCATCACTATCATACTACAAACTGCGCTGAATATTATCGATCACGGTATGGCTCCGCAGGAAGCGGTTGATGCGCCACGCATTCATCACCAATGGTTACCGGATGAGGTGTATTACGAGCAACGCGGTGTGTCTGCTGACAGCCTGAAAATCCTGAAGGAAATGGGCTATAAAATGGTTGAACAAAGCCCGTGGGGAGCCGCCGAGTTAATTCTGGTGGGCTTGCCGAACGTGGCGGGCGTGTCGCCGGCTAATTCAGGCAATGACTCTGCGGTTTCAGGCAAAGTTCGGGAAGGTTATCTCTACGGTGCCAACGATGTTCGGCGCCCGGCAGGTGCAGCCATAGGTTATTGA